A genome region from Thermomonospora amylolytica includes the following:
- a CDS encoding ABC transporter substrate-binding protein encodes MGATLTAACTGGSPTGTANGPEGSPVPGGRLVYGLSADANGFNPVRDSFSPQTYAMAGSVIEALTVIDAQGNWRPLLAESIEPAENAAQWTIKIRKGVVFSTGEALDAQVVKANLEAQKTSPLTAAVLAPMRGVEVLDDHTVQVHLNQPWGAFPNVLATQVGMIIPPSALADPATASRRPVGTGPFVFVSYAPDNRFVVRKNPRYWQKGLPYLDQIEFRVLPDFQTKAQTLESGQLNAMATQRDNDITKFGALAEQGQYRVYKAAGMTVPELAFMLNTAAGPTSDLRVRQALAHATDRNAFIKTLRSGLTKPADGPWSPDSKWYAPGGYPAHDLGRAKALVAEYERDKGPIRLELLSVPDQSSMQNAELVQDMWGKAGVEVTIRQAEQADLIQRALTGAYGAIVWTQFTAADPDGEYSWLHSRFARPAGQISINMSRVNDPQLDAALEQGRRSLDEATRKKAYATVQQRLRATLPFIWVDHLSTTAIITKPNVKGLAEYRLPDGSTGRPLIGSVAHRVERIWISR; translated from the coding sequence TTGGGCGCGACACTGACCGCGGCCTGCACCGGCGGGTCGCCCACCGGCACCGCCAACGGCCCCGAAGGCAGTCCCGTCCCCGGCGGGAGGCTGGTGTACGGGCTGAGCGCGGACGCCAACGGCTTCAACCCGGTCCGGGACTCGTTCTCCCCCCAGACCTACGCGATGGCCGGCAGCGTCATCGAGGCGCTGACCGTCATCGACGCCCAGGGCAACTGGCGTCCGCTGCTGGCGGAGTCCATCGAGCCCGCCGAGAACGCCGCCCAGTGGACCATCAAGATCCGCAAGGGCGTCGTGTTCAGCACCGGGGAGGCGCTGGACGCCCAGGTCGTCAAGGCCAACCTGGAGGCGCAGAAGACCTCGCCGCTGACCGCGGCGGTGCTGGCCCCGATGCGCGGCGTCGAGGTGCTCGACGACCACACCGTGCAGGTCCACCTCAACCAGCCGTGGGGCGCGTTCCCGAACGTGCTGGCCACCCAGGTCGGCATGATCATCCCGCCGTCCGCGCTGGCCGACCCCGCCACCGCCAGCCGGCGGCCGGTGGGCACCGGGCCGTTCGTCTTCGTCAGCTACGCGCCCGACAACCGCTTCGTGGTCCGCAAGAACCCCAGGTACTGGCAGAAGGGCCTGCCGTACCTGGACCAGATCGAGTTCCGCGTCCTGCCCGACTTCCAGACCAAGGCGCAGACGCTGGAGTCCGGCCAGCTCAACGCCATGGCCACGCAGCGGGACAACGACATCACCAAGTTCGGCGCGCTGGCCGAGCAGGGCCAGTACCGGGTCTACAAGGCCGCCGGGATGACCGTGCCGGAACTGGCGTTCATGCTCAACACCGCCGCCGGGCCGACCAGCGACCTGCGGGTCCGGCAGGCCCTCGCGCACGCCACCGACCGCAACGCGTTCATTAAGACGCTGCGCTCCGGCCTCACCAAGCCCGCCGACGGCCCCTGGTCCCCCGACTCCAAGTGGTACGCCCCCGGCGGCTACCCGGCCCACGACCTCGGCCGGGCCAAGGCCCTGGTCGCCGAGTACGAGCGGGACAAGGGTCCGATCCGGCTCGAACTGCTGTCGGTGCCCGACCAGTCCTCGATGCAGAACGCCGAACTGGTCCAGGACATGTGGGGCAAGGCCGGTGTCGAGGTCACCATCAGGCAGGCCGAGCAGGCCGACCTGATCCAGCGGGCGCTGACCGGCGCCTACGGCGCCATCGTGTGGACGCAGTTCACCGCCGCCGACCCGGACGGCGAGTACTCCTGGCTGCACTCCCGGTTCGCCCGCCCGGCCGGCCAGATCTCCATCAACATGAGCCGGGTCAACGACCCGCAGCTCGACGCGGCGCTCGAGCAGGGCCGCCGCAGCCTGGACGAGGCCACCCGCAAGAAGGCCTACGCCACCGTCCAGCAGCGGCTGCGGGCGACGCTGCCGTTCATCTGGGTCGACCACCTGTCCACCACGGCGATCATCACCAAGCCGAACGTCAAGGGCCTGGCCGAGTACCGGCTGCCGGACGGATCGACCGGCAGGCCGCTGATCGGCTCGGTCGCGCACCGGGTCGAGCGGATCTGGATCAGCAGGTAG
- a CDS encoding ABC transporter permease: protein MAWIVLRRAGQLLFVLLVVTVLAFWMITLLPGDPAMQILGYAGDEAALEAVRRDLGLDRLFWERYLDWLGGVVTGDLGTSYTSSIPVRESLAARLPVTLELLVFSQVISLGLAVPVAMAAARRAGGALDRALTTVSFGLLSTPVFVSGVLLIMVLAVRLPLLPATGFTPFDADPAGNLQTMVLPSVTLAAGQLAVYARLLRADLIATLQEDYITLARARGLSPRRIMWRHALRPSAISLVTVVGLNLGALIGGAVIIETLFGLPGVGRLLVEAILSRDYLVVQGGVLVVAVGYVLVNFAIDLVYGLLDPRIRHAS from the coding sequence ATGGCGTGGATCGTGCTGCGGCGCGCCGGCCAGCTGCTGTTCGTGCTGCTGGTGGTGACCGTGCTGGCGTTCTGGATGATCACCCTGCTGCCCGGCGATCCGGCGATGCAGATCCTCGGCTACGCCGGGGACGAGGCGGCGCTGGAGGCGGTCCGCCGGGACCTGGGACTGGACCGGCTGTTCTGGGAGCGGTACCTGGACTGGCTCGGCGGGGTGGTCACCGGCGACCTGGGCACCTCGTACACCAGCAGCATCCCGGTGCGCGAGTCGCTGGCCGCCCGGCTGCCGGTGACCCTGGAACTGCTGGTGTTCTCCCAGGTCATCTCGCTGGGGCTGGCGGTGCCGGTGGCGATGGCCGCCGCCCGCCGGGCCGGCGGGGCGCTGGACCGGGCGCTGACCACGGTGAGCTTCGGGCTGCTGTCCACCCCGGTGTTCGTGTCCGGGGTGCTGCTGATCATGGTGCTGGCGGTGAGGCTGCCGCTGCTGCCGGCGACCGGGTTCACCCCGTTCGACGCCGACCCGGCCGGCAACCTGCAGACGATGGTGCTGCCGTCGGTCACGCTGGCCGCCGGGCAACTGGCGGTGTACGCGCGGCTGCTGCGCGCCGACCTGATCGCCACGCTGCAGGAGGACTACATCACGCTGGCCCGCGCCCGGGGCCTGTCGCCGCGCCGGATCATGTGGCGGCACGCGCTGCGGCCCTCGGCGATCTCCCTGGTCACGGTGGTGGGCCTGAACCTGGGGGCGCTGATCGGCGGGGCGGTGATCATCGAGACCCTGTTCGGCCTGCCCGGGGTGGGCCGGCTGCTCGTCGAGGCCATCCTGTCCCGCGACTACCTGGTGGTGCAGGGCGGGGTGCTGGTGGTCGCGGTCGGCTACGTCCTGGTCAACTTCGCCATCGACCTGGTCTATGGCCTCCTGGACCCGAGGATCCGGCATGCTTCCTGA